The proteins below are encoded in one region of Festucalex cinctus isolate MCC-2025b chromosome 2, RoL_Fcin_1.0, whole genome shotgun sequence:
- the myt1a gene encoding LOW QUALITY PROTEIN: myelin transcription factor 1 (The sequence of the model RefSeq protein was modified relative to this genomic sequence to represent the inferred CDS: deleted 1 base in 1 codon): MSQDTTETRTRTRSKGIRALSELSGHDMKHELTSSCPTPGCDGKGHVSGRYSRHRSALGCPTVKKRKLEEAEAEENQSSPKKKGQSNLMEAEDHLSIHNDEEEKDQKDDLNEEKNSNSRPESIKKNGCPLTEEDTVVAETETVVCAPTKDEENITLEVENEVVAVETGSDDKLPREQLSDDQQEQTEDKQETAERPQRVFERTDIEHTQYEEEEEAEEQIENANGFVGDRERQTLNQENSDHQYSSGHYIHHQVNESTQEQRKTEEEEEEKVQEIDTPYSMSPRSQGSQESLEEEKATTEEEAYEAQHQREEAKHRDEAGKEEEEDRCSSKASPTTVVIEVRSEEEDDDEDEDDIDERDCISDGSGITDDSENWDMTRGNLGLLEQAIALKAGEGKEDPEAQSSQDYQSYSGKSTEAAVRRNAHYSKEKKEVKCPTPGCDGTGHVTGLYPHHRSLSGCPHKDRIPPEILAMYENVLKCPTPGCTGQGHVNSNRNTHRSLSGCPIAAAAKINKNQDKQVHLQAAVSEATPNSDRVLRPMCFVKQLEIPQYGSYGPNAVTTTPRANLAKELEKYSKVSFDYASFDVQVFGKRMLVPKTTNTETSPKAFKSKSSSPSGTGSGGISNSTLSSNEYECSQDAEAAHMAATAILNLSTRCWERPESLSANPREPCAEEPDIQVDENGTLDLSIKKNKRESVRSPEPSSSSSSSSSQHTIAVLSQGHAQPEWEGPLDFTKVTSGVKEEGHEEVDYTATSYTSSDVEDEDQENLENLENLEERKYPGEVTTSSVKVKFQPKDSKKEILVCPTPGCDGSGHITGNYASHRSLSGCPLADKSLRTLMAAHTAELKCPTPGCDGSGHITGNYASHRRYPMLFICAFLDASSANVFVLLSASLSGCPRAKKGGVKSNPTKDDKDDSDLLRCPVPGCDSLGHISGKYATHRSAYGCPLAARRQKEGLVNGTPFSWKTFKSEGPTCPTPGCDGSGHANGTFLTHRSLSGCPRALTSKKKAKFPGDEYITAKFRASDVLDNDEDIKQLNEEINDLNESNSEMEADVVNLHTQISSMEKNLKNMEEENKQIEETNEALFVELSGLSQALIRSLANIRLPTMQEPLSEQNLDSYVETLTHMFTNKDCYQNPENRALLESINQAVKGIED; encoded by the exons ATGAGCCAAGACACGACAGAGACACGAACACGAACCCGCTCCAAAGGCATTCGAG CTTTGTCAGAACTCTCAGGACATGACATGAAGCATGAGCTGAC CAGCAGTTGTCCAACCCCCGGGTGTGATGGCAAAGGTCATGTCAGTGGAAGATACTCAAGACATCGAAG TGCACTGGGATGTCCAACGGTGAAGAAGAGAAAGCTGGAGGAGGCAGAAGCTGAGGAGAACCAGTCTTCCCCCAAGAAGAAGGGTCAGTCCAACTTAATGGAGGCAGAAGACCACTTATCCATCCACAATGACGAGGAAGAGAAAGACCAGAAAGACGACCTTAACGAGGAGAAAAATTCTAACAGCAGACCAGAGTCAATCAAAA AAAATGGCTGCCCGTTGACAGAAGAAGACACGGTGGTAGCAGAAACGGAAACGGTGGTTTGTGCTCCAACTAAGGATGAGGAGAACATCACCTTGGAGGTTGAGAATGAAGTTGTGGCTGTGGAAACCGGCAGCGATGACAAATTGCCAAGAGAACAACTATCGGATGACCAACAAGAGCAAACTGAAGACAAGCAAGAGACAGCAGAGCGCCCTCAAAGAGTCTTTGAGAGAACTGATATTGAACATACACaatatgaggaggaggaggaagcagaAGAGCAGATTGAAAACGCAAATGGTTTTGTCGGGGACAGGGAAAGACAGACGTTAAACCAGGAAAACTCTGACCACCAGTACTCGAGCGGACATTACATCCATCATCAAGTCAATGAGTCAACGCAGGAGCAGAGAAAgacggaggaggaagaagaggagaaggTCCAAGAGATCGATACCCCTTACTCGATGAGTCCACGCAGTCAAGGATCTCAGGAGTCTCTTGAGGAAGAAAAGGCCACGACTGAGGAAGAAGCATACGAAGCGCAGCACCAGAGGGAAGAGGCCAAGCATCGGGATGAAGCaggaaaagaggaggaggaggaccgtTGCTCCAGCAAAGCGTCTCCGACCACAGTGGTGATCGAGGTGCGCTctgaggaggaggacgacgacgaggacgaggacgataTCGATGAGCGCGACTGCATCTCGGACGGCTCCGGGATCACCGACGATTCCGAGAACTGGGATATGACTCGAGGCAATCTGGGGCTGCTGGAGCAGGCCATCGCCTTGAAGGCTGGCGAAGGGAAGGAGGATCCGGAAGCACAGAGCTCCCAAGACTACCAATCGTACTCCGGCAAAAGCACGGAAGCGGCGGTCCGACGCAACGCCCATTACAGCAAAG AAAAGAAGGAAGTGAAGTGTCCCACCCCTGGGTGTGACGGCACAGGTCACGTGACTGGACTGTACCCTCATCATCGAAGTCTATCCGGCTGTCCTCACAAGGATAGAATTCCTCCAGAGA TCCTGGCCATGTATGAGAACGTCTTGAAGTGTCCCACGCCTGGCTGCACAGGCCAAGGCCATGTCAACAGTAACCGCAACACGCACCGCAG TCTGTCTGGCTGCCCTATCGCCGCAGCAGCGAAGATAAACAAAAACCAGGACAAGCAGGTCCATCTCCAGGCTGCAGTCAGCGAAGCCACGCCCAACTCAGACAGGGTGCTCAG GCCGATGTGTTTTGTCAAACAGCTGGAGATCCCTCAGTATGGCAGTTATGGGCCCAACGCGGTCACCACCACGCCACGAGCAAACCTGGCCAAAGAGTTGGAGAAATATTCCAAGGTGTCTTTTGACTATGCAAGCTTTGACGTGCAGGTGTTTGGAAAGCGTATGCTTGTTCCAAAGACGACGAACACGGAAACATCACCCAAAGCCTTCAAAT CAAAATCCTCGTCCCCGAGCGGGACCGGCTCAGGAGGCATTTCCAACAGTACTTTGTCCTCCAACGAGTACGAGTGCAGTCAAGACGCCGAGGCAGCTCATATGGCGGCGACGGCCATCCTCAACCTGTCCACTCGCTGTTGGGAGCGCCCGGAGAGCCTCAGCGCCAATCCCAGGGAGCCTTGCGCCGAG GAGCCGGATATCCAAGTGGATGAGAACGGCACCTTGGACCTCAGcatcaaaaaaaacaagcgaGAGAGCGTGCGGTCTCCGGAGCCGTCGTcatcctcgtcgtcgtcgtcgtcgcaaCACACCATCGCTGTGCTGTCTCAGGGCCACGCTCAGCCCGAGTGGGAGGGGCCACTCGACTTCACCAAAGTCACGAGTGGAGTGAAGGAGGAAGGCCATGAGGAG GTGGATTACACGGCGACCTCATACACCTCCTCTGATGTTGAGGACGAGGACCAGGAGAACCTGGAGAACCTGGAGAACCTGGAGGAGAGGAAGTACCCTGGGGAAGTTACTACCAGCAGCGTCAAGGTCAAGTTTCAGCCCAAAGACAGCAAAAAGGAGATTCTTGT ATGTCCCACGCCGGGCTGCGATGGCAGCGGACACATCACCGGCAACTACGCGTCACATCGGAG TCTGTCAGGCTGTCCTCTTGCAGATAAATCACTACGGACGCTCATGGCTGCCCACACAGCTGAACTGAA GTGTCCGACTCCCGGCTGTGACGGATCAGGCCATATCACAGGAAACTATGCGTCGCATCGAAGGTATCCGATGTTGTTCATCTGTGCC TTTCTGGACGCTTCATCAGCTAACGTCTTTGTGCTCCTCTCTGCCAGCCTGTCTGGGTGCCCCAGAGCCAAGAAAGGCGGAGTCAAATCCAATCCCACCAAGGACGACAAAGACGATTCCGACTTGTTGAG GTGTCCCGTCCCCGGCTGTGACAGTCTCGGGCACATCAGCGGGAAGTACGCCACCCACCGCAGCGCTTACGGCTGCCCGCTGGCGGCGCGCCGGCAGAAGGAGGGGCTTGTTAACGGCACGCCCTTCTCCTGGAAGACTTTCAAGAGCGAGGGCCCCACCTGTCCAACGCCCGGCTGCGACGGCTCCGGTCACGCCAACGGCACCTTTTTGACACACCGCAG TTTGTCAGGTTGTCCCCGAGCACTTACGAGTAAGAAGAAAGCCAAGTTCCCTGGAGATGAGTACATCACTGCCAAATTCAGAGCTAGCGATG TTCTGGATAATGACGAGGATATCAAGCAACTCAATGAGGAGATTAACGATCTGAACGAGTCCAATTCGGAGATGGAGGCCGACGTGGTGAACCTGCACACTCAG ATCTCGTCCATGGAGAAGAACCTGAAGAACATGGAGGAAGAGAACAAGCAAATTGAAGAGACAAACGAGGCCTTGTTTGTGGAGTTGTCGGGCCTGAGTCAGGCTCTCATCCGCAGCCTGGCCAACATCCGACTGCCGACCATG CAGGAGCCGTTGTCGGAGCAGAACTTGGACAGCTACGTGGAGACCCTCACTCACATGTTCACCAATAAGGACTGCTACCAGAACCCCGAGAACCGGGCACTGCTCGAGTCCATCAACCAGGCGGTGAAGGGAATCGAG GACTGA